TTGGATCTATGGCGGTGACTACACTTCGATTACTCTTAAGCCTTTGGAAGAAAGAACTTGGTCATTTGTATTTACGCCATTTAAAGATCAAGAGGATTTTTACGCGAAGGCGCAAAAGTATGGGCATCCGCATTGGACTTATTCGCATGTTACGACGACAGACGGAAAGTTCTTTGCCGAATTGAGTCTTCCGGAGGAGGAAACATTACTCTCGGCGAAAATCGTAAGCGCGGTGGACGAAACAGGTACCACGAAGAAAACCGATATTACGAATGAATTTAAATTTGTTTCTAACGAAAAATCTAAACGTTTACGTGTTGTCGTTCCAATGAAGTCAGCAGGAGAGATTAAGTTGGAAGCCACGCTGGGTAACGGTAAATGCGATGTATTGGTTGGGAATGTGCTTGAACCCATTCATAACCTGCTGGAAAGAAGAGCGGCTTGGTTATGCAGCAATAGCTTTAATGCTAACCAGGAATCAACACGTCCTTATGCCTTTAAGCCATTATCAAACCAGGGGGAATCCCTTGGTAAATTATCGTTTATTCTCATGAAAAATCTTTTATCTCCCCCAGTACCGAAAGAGGTCCATAATGTGGAAACCTCTGCTTTCCTGGATTTAAAGCAGCATTGGTTTGAGGATGGAGATTTTATGAATCCCAGACCCCTTTACGGTTCCTTCTACCGTATTTATGATTTCGATTATATTGGTCACGTGTATTATTTGTTATCCCGATTCGATCAGTCGTTATTGGCTTATGCCAATCCGGAAACGTATTTAACTTGGGCCGCTCAAGTTATGTGCATGAGGCTGGACCCGGATTGCCATCGTACTAAACGCGAAAAAGAGGAATCCCAGCTTGTTGGCGTATTTATTCTTTATATTGCCGACTTGCTGGAGGATCTGAAAAAAAGGGAGTTAACTTATTGGCATGATAAACTGCACAGGTTATGGTTGCAATTTGTGGAAGGACTAAAGCAAGGTTCGCAAGGATATCAAGGAGCTGTGACGGAGCATTTCTATGATAATGCAGGGTTTGGACCTACGTGTGAAGCGTTATGCCTGGCTAACTTAACGGATGAAGCGGATTTGTATGCTCCCCTGATCATTGCGAATATTGGATTTAGTAACGACTATAGAGCGAATGCTCCGGATCGTTGGTGGGAAGCTTTATCTTTTATGACGCATTCGTTATGGGGAGGATTAGTAGCAGGTGCTGCCCGATCCTCTTATGAAACACTTGGAGACACGAGGCTGTTGGAAGCCGGCTATCGGGCTACAATGGCGGTGTTTAACTGTTATGATTGGAATGTGTATTCGACAACCCGTAAACTAAAACCCGGTGAGGCAGCTTCAACGTACAGTATTGCAGCTCCTAATTTAAATATGCCCGAGCTGTCCAGAAACCGTTTTGGACAATCGATTTTCAAAAAGTCGAGTGATCCCTTATTCAGCAGCCTTTTCTCTAACATAGAAGGTGACGACTGGGATATGGGGGAAGAGCTTGTTGCTTATATGCTTGGTTTTGGTTCGACAACGTACCTCTATACAGATGGCGATGGGGAAATAAGATGCGTGAACGGTATTATTGAGCCGGCAGAGAAAGGCTGGAAGATTACTAGCTATGCCGCATATCCAACCCGGTATGTGATGTTGGAAAAAGGACTCATGTTTGATTCAAATGCGGGAGAAATCGTTAAGAGTATATTATTTATAGATGGTCAATTCCAAAGTACGGAAATTAAAATTTAATTCTAAAAACAAAAAAACGGAAACTGGTGTTTTTGAAAGCCAGCTTCCGTTTTTTATTTTTAAATGATCTCAGGCTTCCGGCATTCTTTTTTACGAAAGTTTGCCGGTGAAGCTCCTTGTTTATTGGTGAAGACGGAAGAGAAATAGGCAGGATTGTTGAAACCAACTTCATCTGCAATGCGAGCAATGGACCAATCCGTTTGAATGAGCAGCTTTTTTGCTTGTTCTATTCGATAGTGCAGCAAATAATCGATGGGGGTTAAACCATAGACCTTCAACATGCATTTGGCTAGATAGTTAGGATGATAATTGAATTGGGCCTTTAATACGGGGTTTGTGATCTTGGAGGTATAATTCTGACGTATAAACAATTCAATTTTTTCGGCAAGATGGATGGCCGTTGAATTTGTGGCTAATCCGGAATCATGATTAATATTTTGCATAAACGTCTGGAAAGCCGTTTGCTTCCGCCAATTGCGAAGCGAGCGCGGATCATTATCCAAGGAATAAAATTCCGTGAGATCATTCATGGATTTACTAGACAGCTTTAATTTTTTTGGAATAAAAATCGAGCTCAATTCGCAATGATGGAGATAGGCTCGTTGTTTATGTTTTTCGAATAACGTCATTTGGTTCTCAAGGCATTCATCTATGCTTTTCATTTCGTCCCAGGCACCAAACGTCTGAAAATGAATCCAGGTAATTTCCGTTTCCTCATCACAGGAAGCCGTGCCGAAGTGATACGCATCGGGTCTTAATATTATTGCTTCATCTTTATGGATGATCCACTCCTTATTATTTTCACCAATGAACAGCTTTCCCTTGGTAACGATAATAATATCGAAAACATTAATAGAATAACGACTTACATGCCGTTCGCCTGGCAAGAAAGAATGCTTTCCGCTGTCTATAAAATAAGGAATAGGCGGAGTTACAAAGTGCAGTATGAACTCGGACATGGGATATCCCTCACTTTGATCAATAATGACGACGCTTTCATTTATATAATAAGTAATTTCCGGTACGAATTTCAAGATAATTGTATAGTGAAATATCATAAGATTAAAGAGAAATTTAAACGTTTTACTTAAACGGGCTCTTAAATAGTGAAATTTTGGGAATAGCAAGCAAATCAGAAACTTTTGTATTAAAACATCACGCTTTTCCATACGTTTCAAATCGCGAATAGGAATGTTGAAATTCCATAAATATAGGTTGGAATATTGGTTTTTCAATACAAATCAGCGGTGATACAATTAAGTAAGCGCTTTCCGTTGATAAAAACGGAGGAAGGAGTAGGAATTATGGGATGAATTACGGAAAGTCATTGCCATAAAACTAAAAATCTAAACGTTTAATAGTTCCGCAGTCACCAGGATATAGACTACGAAATGTAAACAGGAGGTTAAGATGAAGACGACGACTAAAAAGTTGATGTCACTCGCTACCGCATTTACGTTGTTTTTCGAAGTGCTGCCCTTGGGGATTAACGCGGTGCCTTCGGCAGCCGCAGCAACGAACAGTATCTCCAATGCTAGCCTTTCTGCCAAGGTCGGCGATTTAGGGCAGATTGAGGAATTATATATTCAAAA
This region of Paenibacillus sp. JDR-2 genomic DNA includes:
- a CDS encoding AraC family transcriptional regulator; the encoded protein is MSEFILHFVTPPIPYFIDSGKHSFLPGERHVSRYSINVFDIIIVTKGKLFIGENNKEWIIHKDEAIILRPDAYHFGTASCDEETEITWIHFQTFGAWDEMKSIDECLENQMTLFEKHKQRAYLHHCELSSIFIPKKLKLSSKSMNDLTEFYSLDNDPRSLRNWRKQTAFQTFMQNINHDSGLATNSTAIHLAEKIELFIRQNYTSKITNPVLKAQFNYHPNYLAKCMLKVYGLTPIDYLLHYRIEQAKKLLIQTDWSIARIADEVGFNNPAYFSSVFTNKQGASPANFRKKECRKPEII